The Oryza glaberrima chromosome 9, OglaRS2, whole genome shotgun sequence genome includes a window with the following:
- the LOC127785201 gene encoding L-type lectin-domain containing receptor kinase IX.1-like isoform X1 gives MKTRDEKQLMDFDMNRHGIQGEIRGGVEYKVNGTVEESQAAGPRRFRYSDLSRATRGFSNSEKLGADSNGSVYRGFLRDQGLHVAIRRVSNTSRYEMKSIGEVTAIHRLRHPKLVRLLGWCHEEKELLLVYEFMVNRSLHDHLHKVQNTTLPWPIRYKIVLDLGAALHHCHEGGEPQLVHGDINPRNVMLDSSFSAKLGDFCLTRLIEHCRSPSESRMCGGTSATGYAYMHRLITGQVMPWSDVYSFGVILLEVASGRRSFRPYGEESLAGWVWQMYRRNDLLDAADRRLGGDFDACEMECMLLVGLWCAHPDYSLRPSIGQAMSVLLADDPLPKPLPPLLPCDLLDNNRPIVSSTKTN, from the exons ATGAAGACAAGAGACGAGAAGCAATTGATGGATTTCGACATGAATAGACATGGGATACAAGGAGAAATAAGAGGAGGTGTAGAATATAAAG TAAATGGTACAGTTGAAGAGTCACAAGCTGCAGGGCCTCGAAGATTCCGTTACAGCGATTTGTCCAGGGCAACACGGGGATTCTCCAACAGCGAGAAGCTTGGGGCGGACAGCAATGGTTCAGTCTACCGAGGGTTCCTGCGTGATCAAGGCCTCCATGTGGCCATCAGAAGGGTCTCAAATACTTCACGATACGAGATGAAGAGCATCGGGGAGGTGACTGCCATACACAGGCTGAGGCATCCCAAGCTTGTTCGCCTCCTCGGTTGGTGTCACGAAGAAAAGGAGCTCTTGCTCGTCTACGAGTTCATGGTGAACCGCAGCCTCCATGACCATCTCCACAAAGTGCAAAACACTACATTACCATGGCCAATCAG ATACAAGATCGTTCTTGACCTGGGGGCTGCGCTGCACCACTGTCACGAAGGGGGCGAGCCGCAGCTCGTGCACGGGGACATCAATCCGAGGAATGTGATGCTTGATTCATCTTTCAGTGCAAAGCTGGGAGACTTTTGCCTGACACGCCTCATCGAGCACTGCCGGTCGCCATCCGAGTCAAGGATGTGTGGTGGCACCAGCGCCACGGGATACGCATATATGCACAGATTAATCACGGGGCAGGTCATGCCCTGGAGCGATGTCTATAGCTTTGGAGTCATTCTCCTTGAGGTTGCTTCCGGTCGGAGGTCCTTCCGTCCGTACGGAGAGGAGAGCCTCGCTGGGTGGGTTTGGCAGATGTACAGGAGAAACGACCTCCTGGACGCAGCAGACCGACGGCTCGGTGGTGATTTCGACGCGTGTGAGATGGAATGCATGTTGTTGGTGGGGCTTTGGTGCGCACACCCGGATTATAGCTTGCGGCCATCCATCGGGCAAGCCATGAGCGTGCTCCTCGCTGATGACCCACTTCCGAAGCCACTTCCACCATTGTTACCCTGCGATTTGTTGGATAATAATAGACCCATAGTGTCGTCGACAAAGACAAACTGA
- the LOC127785201 gene encoding L-type lectin-domain containing receptor kinase IX.1-like isoform X2, translating to MKSIGEVTAIHRLRHPKLVRLLGWCHEEKELLLVYEFMVNRSLHDHLHKVQNTTLPWPIRYKIVLDLGAALHHCHEGGEPQLVHGDINPRNVMLDSSFSAKLGDFCLTRLIEHCRSPSESRMCGGTSATGYAYMHRLITGQVMPWSDVYSFGVILLEVASGRRSFRPYGEESLAGWVWQMYRRNDLLDAADRRLGGDFDACEMECMLLVGLWCAHPDYSLRPSIGQAMSVLLADDPLPKPLPPLLPCDLLDNNRPIVSSTKTN from the exons ATGAAGAGCATCGGGGAGGTGACTGCCATACACAGGCTGAGGCATCCCAAGCTTGTTCGCCTCCTCGGTTGGTGTCACGAAGAAAAGGAGCTCTTGCTCGTCTACGAGTTCATGGTGAACCGCAGCCTCCATGACCATCTCCACAAAGTGCAAAACACTACATTACCATGGCCAATCAG ATACAAGATCGTTCTTGACCTGGGGGCTGCGCTGCACCACTGTCACGAAGGGGGCGAGCCGCAGCTCGTGCACGGGGACATCAATCCGAGGAATGTGATGCTTGATTCATCTTTCAGTGCAAAGCTGGGAGACTTTTGCCTGACACGCCTCATCGAGCACTGCCGGTCGCCATCCGAGTCAAGGATGTGTGGTGGCACCAGCGCCACGGGATACGCATATATGCACAGATTAATCACGGGGCAGGTCATGCCCTGGAGCGATGTCTATAGCTTTGGAGTCATTCTCCTTGAGGTTGCTTCCGGTCGGAGGTCCTTCCGTCCGTACGGAGAGGAGAGCCTCGCTGGGTGGGTTTGGCAGATGTACAGGAGAAACGACCTCCTGGACGCAGCAGACCGACGGCTCGGTGGTGATTTCGACGCGTGTGAGATGGAATGCATGTTGTTGGTGGGGCTTTGGTGCGCACACCCGGATTATAGCTTGCGGCCATCCATCGGGCAAGCCATGAGCGTGCTCCTCGCTGATGACCCACTTCCGAAGCCACTTCCACCATTGTTACCCTGCGATTTGTTGGATAATAATAGACCCATAGTGTCGTCGACAAAGACAAACTGA